The DNA window AATCGCCACTGTAATCGATGACTTTGGCACCGCGCTCCAGTTCTGCGGCTGCACTCTTCATGCCGACTCCGTCGGGGGTCGAATAAAAAACCACATCATACAATTCTCTGGTTTTCGGATCATCCGGGGAGACAATCACTTCATCGCAAAAACCGCGCAGGTGAGGAAACACATCGCTCATTTTTCGTCCGGTGTCCGACAAGCTCACCAGACATCCGATTTCCACTTCCGGATGTTTCAGCAGCAGTTCGGTAATCCCGACTCCACCGTATCCTCCGGCACCAACGATTTTTGCTTTTATCATGATAGTTCTCCTGAAAATAAGTCGCAGAACTTAAACCACGACGCGCATTGAATCGATAGAAAAGTTATTCAACCCTGCCGGATGAAACAAACCGAACTTCGTTTTCAAGATCCGGAAATGCTTCAGCAACGGCTGTGCAGATGATTCGGCCGTTTTGCATATTCAGGGCCGCGGCCCTGCCCGGACTTTTGTCGAGAAATCCCTGGAGTCCGAGGCTGGCGAGTTCGCGGCAGTAGGCCAGCGTGGCATTACAAAGAGCCGAGCTGCTGGTGCGGCCAACCGCTCCGGGCATGTTGGTGACGCAGTAATGGACTACTTCATCCACCACATATACCGGATCTCCATGGGTAGTCGGTCTGCTGGTTTCACTGCATCCTCCTTGATCGATGCATACATCGACAATCACTGAACCCTTTTTCATGTTGGATACCAGTTCGCGCGATATCAGCTTGGGAGCCCGTGCACCGGGAATCAGGACCGAGCCCACCACCAGATCGGCCTGAACGGCATAGCGTTCGATGGCATGCGGTTCACAGAAAACCGTGGTTACGTTCGGGGGCATCATCTCATCCAGTTGTCGCAGCCGGTCAAGATTGATATCCATGATCGTGACGTTTGCGCCGAGCCCGGCAGCGACCCGAGCCGCATTGATACCCACCACGCCTCCGCCCAGCACCAGTACATTGGCCGGGGGAACGCCGGGGACGCCTCCGAGCAGGA is part of the Pontiella agarivorans genome and encodes:
- the ald gene encoding alanine dehydrogenase; protein product: MIIGVPKEVKPDEYRIAMLPVGAQLLVQDGHTVIIEKNAGLGSGFSNDDYADAGAEIIESAEDLFRRAQMIVKVKEPQPDEIGRLRANQVLFCYFHFASSHKLTLQCMKKNISAVAYETLTDEHGRLPLLTPMSEVAGKLSIQEGAKCLEKPMMGRGILLGGVPGVPPANVLVLGGGVVGINAARVAAGLGANVTIMDINLDRLRQLDEMMPPNVTTVFCEPHAIERYAVQADLVVGSVLIPGARAPKLISRELVSNMKKGSVIVDVCIDQGGCSETSRPTTHGDPVYVVDEVVHYCVTNMPGAVGRTSSSALCNATLAYCRELASLGLQGFLDKSPGRAAALNMQNGRIICTAVAEAFPDLENEVRFVSSGRVE